In Exiguobacterium acetylicum, the genomic stretch CGTTGCTCCGCGTACGCAGCATCGACGAGAACTTCACCTTTTTGCAACGATTGCAGCTGTTTTGGACCATAATTCGTCGTCTCTGGTAACGCAAAGACCGTCACGTCATCCTTCGTTCCATTCTTCTTTTCAAGCACCATGTTCTGGACACCGAGCGCTTCCGCTCCCTTTGGTGTCTCATCTGCCTGTAAGAACGAACGGGTCAGCTGCCCTTCCGCGTCTTTACTCAGTGCAAACTGCTCGACCGGCAGATTCCGGACGGCAGCCCCATTATCGTAGGCCAGCCCGTCCGCAAGACCGGTGATCATCAAAATCAATAAGACGATCAACATCGTCACGATCGTCATCCAACTGAATCGTCCTTTCATCCGGACGAGTTCTTTCCATCCTAGTTTCATTGCGTGATCCCTCCTGTATGTTCGCTACAGGATTGATGATACGACTGCTATATGAACGGAACATGAACGCATGCATCAAATGCGTAAAAAAGTCAATGTCACAGTCAGACCGGATGAATCAGACGACAAGTTCGCGTCCCCACCAAGTTGGCGCATCGTCTCTTTAACGATCGCAAGCCCGAGTCCCGTCCCGCGCGACGTTCGGGATGCATCGCCTTGATAAAAGCGTTCAAAGGCATGTTCCATCTGTTGTTCAGTCATCCCTGGTCCTTCGTCCTTGATTCGGACGATGACCTGGTTCACTTGTTCTTCCGCTTGAATATGAATCGTCGCTCCTTCTTTCGAGACCGAGACGGCGTTTCGAATGACATTTTGGAAGACATGTTCCAGCGCACTGGCATCTGCCTGAATCTGTAACGCTGGCGATACATCGAGTGCGACGGCGATGCCTTGCTCATCGAGCTGAAAGGCAAGTGTTGCGAGTGTCGTCTCTAGACTCGCGCGTAGATCGAGCGCTTGCCGCTTGAAGCGCCGTCCTTCATCGAGCTTCGCTAAGATCAATAATTGACGCGTCAGCTCCGACATTCGCGCTGCCTCTTGTTGAATGATCGCCCGTCTCCTGACGTCTTCTCCCGTCACGTCGAGTTGTCCCGCGTACCCCGAGATCGTCGTCAGCGGTGACTGGAATTCATGCGAGACGTTTGCGACGAACCGACGTCGTTCCGTATCAGACGCTTCGATTGCCGTTGCCATCTCGTCAAATCGCCGGGACAGCTCTCCAATCTCATCGCGTGCCTTCGTTCCGACGCGGATTCCGTAGTCACCGTCCGCCATCTGTTCCGTCGCTTTTGTCAGGCGCCGGATCGGACGAACGAGATACCGGATCGAGAAGACGAGCAAGAGGAAGCTGATCACGACAAGCAGTGCGAGAAACAGACCAACGAACAGATGCAACTCACGGATTTGCCGACTCAAGTCCGGACGGA encodes the following:
- a CDS encoding sensor histidine kinase; this translates as MRTLYTKIVGLVCVVLLVSALLALLISNIAYYSFWQDSYSQKVEEAVETAIDYYETHGDGKTESFYRMLQATGFQLYVRSDDGIERYGNTFRDEAISNQVVEQVKNGQPYYGMREYPFHLFLLGLFDNEVINTYGTSVKTAQGTDAIFVRPDLSRQIRELHLFVGLFLALLVVISFLLLVFSIRYLVRPIRRLTKATEQMADGDYGIRVGTKARDEIGELSRRFDEMATAIEASDTERRRFVANVSHEFQSPLTTISGYAGQLDVTGEDVRRRAIIQQEAARMSELTRQLLILAKLDEGRRFKRQALDLRASLETTLATLAFQLDEQGIAVALDVSPALQIQADASALEHVFQNVIRNAVSVSKEGATIHIQAEEQVNQVIVRIKDEGPGMTEQQMEHAFERFYQGDASRTSRGTGLGLAIVKETMRQLGGDANLSSDSSGLTVTLTFLRI